The following are encoded together in the Oncorhynchus nerka isolate Pitt River linkage group LG23, Oner_Uvic_2.0, whole genome shotgun sequence genome:
- the LOC115106984 gene encoding inositol 1,4,5-triphosphate receptor associated 2-like isoform X4, which yields MDLGVTHRQRHNPVDSICRKLQTIQRHDREVNPSSPFQIPKFTSSSYDSPQSSLRRNLEVILKKREREGMLTPKGSPQLPRSSHCPNFSPANPTINPPTPVNATFTISHPGEWRGVGVGLGGQGRGWQRDCSTPAVQTGDTFFSHGHQFIQPEAGTGSDGSERHRTPSLTRTPAQSLLSYNLNFCSSDSTANLLQCELPYPALVVKRLSMGDGAMSSENRKEMMTEVSLICEEDLLDTIFHVCDTQRRGKVYVSRIVDYLRHTTSRGSEDSGLEDLCNMLDPEHKDVSIDLDTYHAIMKEWIDDCRKNGDDTPEDLTQESVRLRDSLSAKRSVLLNMTSGSLEAFGGEVSRTDLETSDLVFCVTDLQFSNQKLQEEVRKLKQNVETMEDHNQKLAEENEELKSHARLGQQLAQKEKMLKDEVEEMKMSLSYTEEGRARASAQTKHMERENQSLIAKISCLQDENIKVTMEMDDLQKRMIELCDLNAELQVHNHSFDAVVSEKESLILQKCRQIEELMATVMEYSSVTELLRAEKTKLESQIHMMPPDMAVAGLSLSVAYRLNHSTSGSLQTELALAQTPPEGAACVSPLSFASVLDESLDREVLVLLQGPTPDQMSPEFKSLINKLKRDFKDEGLSILSTLRGLMHHYGGPGASKDPRLQAVQSELDRRRTEWGLSLEQLDQYTDSLENELIKMASSIRRSRTEILHLSVRVQEQENQKRQLREELDRLNTPGDSREASCQTPDEDTQAGEDLDWDEEFVLQDFLKNEGVETYRDFKSQETGPTEEDRLTERGDQPGEGEVGERWTVVGGEGPEGGMRGISLLSPLSEQSEPDQTEGEDLRETTAATDGDQRVNSLSPQGAKLPECFGPEDAHQHAVDTEEHPLPPSHSSLSDAMSPDTIVPLLQDTPQPGSPEHDRTITAGNSPPPRLAEIVSPSCTYPVVNETILLTCSSQQTDGSERGKGEDITTSTNMSDTQKLTKDQLAERVLAEDSTSLLPVLEEEEDTQESVVQVPTVEVDLSGTVSLAGGDRGSPAMDGPNVAPTDPSQGPRDATTPDPSGAKIDSLVLRSKFKKELELSRSMDVIEEGKIQEDLSDTTEKDIEASVSEDSTVGDRSSLSPNDKEIEVVTEFQRLSLGFKCDMFTLEKRLRLEERSRDLAEENVRREVSSCQGLLQALAPLCEDDNQSMEIIQRLQKNLDILIQSMTRVSSRSEMLGAIHQESRTGTAVEIMVQHVENLRRMYTKEHAELTELRENMLQNERSFGSHSGGTHSDDFRGKKPSGATSYKASARRVSIAAIPRSGGGGGPMHFDTPNKAQDTEAERLTRRSPWNVTGKSTARPPLKRFVSSGAWIETDEPSLVMLMKGPAYDADSPSDEERREVPVQRKSSLTELGNKITSLIMPNKTPILGSVCETCIAPPLNML from the exons ATGGACCTTGGAGTGACCCATCGTCAACGCCACAACCCTGTTGACAGCATCTGTCGTAAGCTGCAGACCATCCAGCGGCACGACCGTGAGGTTAACCCCTCCTCGCCCTTCCAGATTCCAAAGTTCACGTCCAGCAGCTACGACAGCCCCCAGTCCAGCCTGCGCCGCAACCTGGAAGTCATCCTGAAGAAGCGCGAGAGGGAGGGGATGTTAACCCCCAAGGGTTCACCCCAGCTTCCCAGGAGCTCCCACTGTCCCAACTTCAGCCCAGCCAACCCCACCATTAACCCCCCAACTCCGGTCAATGCTACGTTTACCATAAGTCATCCTGGGGAGTGGaggggggtaggggtggggttagGAGGGCAAGGGAGAGGATGGCAGAGGGACTGCTCCACCCCAGCTGTCCAGACTGGAGACACTTTTTTCTCTCATGGTCACCAGTTTATTCAGCCTGAGGCGGGGACAGGGTCTGACGGCAGCGAGAGGCACAGGACCCCATCTCTGACTCGCACACCTGCACAGAGCCTGCTGTCCTACAACCTCAACTTCTGCTCTTCAGACTCCACGGCCAACCTGCTGCAGTGTGAGCTGCCTTACCCGGCCCTGGTTGTCAAGAGACTGTCCATGGGAGACG gagccaTGTCCTCTGAGAACCGGAAGGAGATGATGACTGAGGTCAGTCTGATCTGTGAAGAGGATTTACTGGACACCATTTTCCATGTTTGTGACACCCAGCGCAGAG GTAAGGTGTACGTGTCTCGTATCGTGGACTACCTGCGTCACACCACCAGCCGGGGTTCTGAGGACAGCGGGCTGGAGGACCTGTGTAATATGCTGGACCCAGAGCACAAAGATGTCTCCATAGACCTGGACACCTACCACGCCATCATGAAGGAGTGGATCGAtgactgcagaaagaatgg GGACGACACACCAGAGGACCTAACTCAAGAGTCTGTCAGACTCCGAGACAGCCTGTCAG cTAAGAGGTCTGTCCTGCTGAACATGACCTCAGGTAGTCTGGAGGCATTTGGAGGGGAGGTGTCACGAACAGATCT TGAGACGTCAGACCTGGTGTTCTGTGTGACCGACCTGCAGTTCAGTAACCAGAAGCTTCAGGAGGAGGTGAGGAAGCTGAAGCAGAATGTGGAGACCATGGAGGACCATAACCAGAAACTAGCAGAGGAGAACGAGGAGCTCAAGTCACATGCCAGACT AGGCCAGCAGCTGGCCCAGAAGGAGAAGATGTTGAAggatgaggtggaggagatgAAGATGAGTCTGAGCTATACAGAGGAGGGCAGAGCCAGGGCCTCGGCTCAGACCAAACATATG gagagagagaaccagagtctGATTGCCAAGATAAGCTGTCTTCAGGATGAG AACATCAAGGTCACCATGGAGATGGATGACCTCCAGAAGAGGATGATTGAACTGTGTGACCTAAACGCTGAGCTGCAG GTCCATAACCATTCCTTTGATGCTGTCGTGAGTGAAAAGGAATCCCTCATACTCCAG AAGTGCAGACAGATTGAGGAGCTGATGGCTACAGTGATGGAGTACTCATCAGTCACAGAG CTGTTGAGAGCAGAGAAGACCAAGCTGGAGAGCCAGATACACATGATGCCGCCAGACATGGCAGT TGCAGGTCTCTCCCTGTCGGTGGCGTACAGGTTGAACCACAGCACTTCAGGATCCCTGCAGACAGAACTGGCCCTTGCTCAAACACCACCGGAG GGTGCGGCGTGTGTGTCGCCACTGAGCTTTGCATCTGTGCTAGATGAGTCTCTGGACAGGGAGGTTTTAGTGCTCCTGCAGGGCCCCACACCTGACCAGATGTCCCCGGAGTTCAAGAGCCTCATCAACAAATTG AAGAGAGATTTTAAGGACGAGGGCCTCTCCATCTTGTCAACACTCAGAGGACTCATGCACCACTATGGAGGACCAGGGGCTAGTAAAGACCCCAGACTGCAG GCGGTGCAGTCTGAGCTGGATCGGAGGAGGACGGAGTGGGGCCTCAGCCTGGAGCAGTTGGACCAGTACACCGACTCCCTGGAGAATGAACTGATCAAGATGGCCAGCAGCATAAGGAGGTCCCGcactgagatactacacctgtcAGTCAG GGTTCAGGAGCAGGAGAATCAGAAGCGGCAGCTGCGTGAAGAGTTGGACCGGCTAAATACCCCGGGGGACAGCAGGGAGGCCAGCTGCCAGACCCCCGACGAAGACACacag GCTGGGGAAGACCTGGACTGGGACGAGGAGTTTGTCCTCCAAGACTTCCTGAAGAACGAGGGGGTGGAGACGTACAGGGACTTCAAGAGTCAGGAGACGGGACCGACGGAGGAGGACAGACTGACGGAGAGGGGGGACCAACCTGGAGAGGGGGAGGTTGGGGAGAGGTGGACCGTGGTTGGGGGAGAGGGACCAGAGGGGGGAATGAGGGggatctcccttctctctcctctctcggagCAAAGTGAACCCGACCAGACGGAGGGAGAGGATCTGAGAG AAACCACAGCGGCAACAGACGGTGACCAGAGGGTGAACAGTCTATCCCCACAG GGTGCCAAATTACCAGAATGCTTTGGGCCTGAGGACGCCCACCAGCATGCTGTTGACACCGAGGAgcatccactccctccctcccactcttctCTATCGG ACGCAATGAGCCCTGACACCATAGTGCCCCTTCTTCAAGACACACCTCAGCCTGGCTCACCAGAACACGACAGGACCATCACTGCTGGGAACAGTCCACCCCCCAGGCTGGCTGAGATCGTATCTCCCAGCTGCACTTACCCTGTGGTGAATGAGACCATTTTACTGACTTGCAG CTCCCAGCAGACAGACGGCAGTGaaagaggaaaaggagaggacATCACCACCTCGACCAATATGAGTgacacacag aagctAACCaaggaccagctggctgagagagTGCTAGCAGAGGACAG CACCAGCCTGTTACCAgtactagaggaggaggaggacacacaggAGTCAGTGGTGCAGGTGCCTACAGTGGAAGTGGACTTGTCAG GGACAGTCAGTCTGGCAGGAGGGGACAGAGGCTCTCCGGCCATGGATGGACCGAATGTTGCGCCCACTGACCCATCACAGGGTCCAAGGGATGCTACGACACCTGACCCCTCAGGAGCCAAAATTGACTCCCTGGTTCTCAGGAGCAAGTTCAAGAAGGAACTG GAGCTGTCTCGCAGTATGGATGTCATCGAGGAAGGGAAGATACAAGAGGACCTGAGTGATACCACAGAGAAGGACA TTGAAGCCTCTGTTTCTGAGGACTCAACCGTAGGGGACAGAAGCAG CCTGTCCCCTAACGACAAGGAGATTGAGGTAGTG ACTGAGTTCCAGCGCTTGTCCCTGGGCTTTAAGTGTGACATGTTCACCCTGGAgaagaggctgaggctggaggagAGGTCACGAGACCTGGCAGAGGAGAATGTCCGAAGGGAGGTGTCCAGTTGCCAGGGACTATTACAG GCCCTGGCCCCTCTGTGTGAGGATGATAACCAGTCTATGGAGATCATCCAGAGACTTCAGAAGAACCTGGACATCCTCATCCAGTCCATGACCAGAGTGTCCAGTCGCTCAGAGATGCTGGGCGCCATACACCAG gagTCTCGTACAGGCACGGCAGTAGAGATAATGGTCCAGCATGTAGAGAACCTGAGGAGGATGTACACTAAGGAACACGCTGAGCTCACTGAGCTGAGGGAGAACATGCTGCAGAACGAGAGGTCCTTCGGATCCCACTCAGGAGGAACACACTCgg ATGATTTCAGAGGCAAGAAACCATCTGGAGCAACGTCGTATAAG GCATCAGCCCGACGGGTCAGCATAGCAGCTATCCCCCGGTCCGGTGGGGGAGGGGGACCCATGCATTTTGACACGCCCAATAAAGCACAGGACACGGAGGCGGAGAGACTCACCCGCAGATCTCCCTG GAATGTGACGGGGAAGAGCACGGCGCGTCCTCCTCTAAAGCGCTTTGTTAGCTCCGGGGCTTGGATTGAGACTGACGAGCCCTCCCTCGTGATGCTGATGAAGGG GCCTGCCTACGACGCAGACTCTCCTTCagacgaggagaggagggaagtgcCCGTTCAGAGGAAGTCCAGTCTCACTGAGCTGGGCAACAAAATCACCTCCCTGATTATGCCCAACAAGAC TCCCATCCTGGGGAGTGTATGTGAGACATGCATTGCCCCGCCACTCAACATGCTCTAG
- the LOC115106984 gene encoding inositol 1,4,5-triphosphate receptor associated 2-like isoform X1, with protein MDLGVTHRQRHNPVDSICRKLQTIQRHDREVNPSSPFQIPKFTSSSYDSPQSSLRRNLEVILKKREREGMLTPKGSPQLPRSSHCPNFSPANPTINPPTPVNATFTISHPGEWRGVGVGLGGQGRGWQRDCSTPAVQTGDTFFSHGHQFIQPEAGTGSDGSERHRTPSLTRTPAQSLLSYNLNFCSSDSTANLLQCELPYPALVVKRLSMGDGAMSSENRKEMMTEVSLICEEDLLDTIFHVCDTQRRGKVYVSRIVDYLRHTTSRGSEDSGLEDLCNMLDPEHKDVSIDLDTYHAIMKEWIDDCRKNGDDTPEDLTQESVRLRDSLSAKRSVLLNMTSGSLEAFGGEVSRTDLETSDLVFCVTDLQFSNQKLQEEVRKLKQNVETMEDHNQKLAEENEELKSHARLGQQLAQKEKMLKDEVEEMKMSLSYTEEGRARASAQTKHMERENQSLIAKISCLQDENIKVTMEMDDLQKRMIELCDLNAELQVHNHSFDAVVSEKESLILQKCRQIEELMATVMEYSSVTELLRAEKTKLESQIHMMPPDMAVAGLSLSVAYRLNHSTSGSLQTELALAQTPPEGAACVSPLSFASVLDESLDREVLVLLQGPTPDQMSPEFKSLINKLKRDFKDEGLSILSTLRGLMHHYGGPGASKDPRLQAVQSELDRRRTEWGLSLEQLDQYTDSLENELIKMASSIRRSRTEILHLSVRVQEQENQKRQLREELDRLNTPGDSREASCQTPDEDTQAGEDLDWDEEFVLQDFLKNEGVETYRDFKSQETGPTEEDRLTERGDQPGEGEVGERWTVVGGEGPEGGMRGISLLSPLSEQSEPDQTEGEDLRETTAATDGDQRVNSLSPQGAKLPECFGPEDAHQHAVDTEEHPLPPSHSSLSDAMSPDTIVPLLQDTPQPGSPEHDRTITAGNSPPPRLAEIVSPSCTYPVVNETILLTCSSQQTDGSERGKGEDITTSTNMSDTQKLTKDQLAERVLAEDSTSLLPVLEEEEDTQESVVQVPTVEVDLSGTVSLAGGDRGSPAMDGPNVAPTDPSQGPRDATTPDPSGAKIDSLVLRSKFKKELELSRSMDVIEEGKIQEDLSDTTEKDIEASVSEDSTVGDRSSLSPNDKEIEVTEFQRLSLGFKCDMFTLEKRLRLEERSRDLAEENVRREVSSCQGLLQALAPLCEDDNQSMEIIQRLQKNLDILIQSMTRVSSRSEMLGAIHQESRTGTAVEIMVQHVENLRRMYTKEHAELTELRENMLQNERSFGSHSGGTHSDDFRGKKPSGATSYKASARRVSIAAIPRSGGGGGPMHFDTPNKAQDTEAERLTRRSPWNVTGKSTARPPLKRFVSSGAWIETDEPSLVMLMKGPAYDADSPSDEERREVPVQRKSSLTELGNKITSLIMPNKTPILAEQAAATPCLGYSSRPASAASGSRGLWLWLALVVVLAGLLALLASLVLQPAVDGAPVGTGDSWVTIQQLLWPYTGLRHNGQPPV; from the exons ATGGACCTTGGAGTGACCCATCGTCAACGCCACAACCCTGTTGACAGCATCTGTCGTAAGCTGCAGACCATCCAGCGGCACGACCGTGAGGTTAACCCCTCCTCGCCCTTCCAGATTCCAAAGTTCACGTCCAGCAGCTACGACAGCCCCCAGTCCAGCCTGCGCCGCAACCTGGAAGTCATCCTGAAGAAGCGCGAGAGGGAGGGGATGTTAACCCCCAAGGGTTCACCCCAGCTTCCCAGGAGCTCCCACTGTCCCAACTTCAGCCCAGCCAACCCCACCATTAACCCCCCAACTCCGGTCAATGCTACGTTTACCATAAGTCATCCTGGGGAGTGGaggggggtaggggtggggttagGAGGGCAAGGGAGAGGATGGCAGAGGGACTGCTCCACCCCAGCTGTCCAGACTGGAGACACTTTTTTCTCTCATGGTCACCAGTTTATTCAGCCTGAGGCGGGGACAGGGTCTGACGGCAGCGAGAGGCACAGGACCCCATCTCTGACTCGCACACCTGCACAGAGCCTGCTGTCCTACAACCTCAACTTCTGCTCTTCAGACTCCACGGCCAACCTGCTGCAGTGTGAGCTGCCTTACCCGGCCCTGGTTGTCAAGAGACTGTCCATGGGAGACG gagccaTGTCCTCTGAGAACCGGAAGGAGATGATGACTGAGGTCAGTCTGATCTGTGAAGAGGATTTACTGGACACCATTTTCCATGTTTGTGACACCCAGCGCAGAG GTAAGGTGTACGTGTCTCGTATCGTGGACTACCTGCGTCACACCACCAGCCGGGGTTCTGAGGACAGCGGGCTGGAGGACCTGTGTAATATGCTGGACCCAGAGCACAAAGATGTCTCCATAGACCTGGACACCTACCACGCCATCATGAAGGAGTGGATCGAtgactgcagaaagaatgg GGACGACACACCAGAGGACCTAACTCAAGAGTCTGTCAGACTCCGAGACAGCCTGTCAG cTAAGAGGTCTGTCCTGCTGAACATGACCTCAGGTAGTCTGGAGGCATTTGGAGGGGAGGTGTCACGAACAGATCT TGAGACGTCAGACCTGGTGTTCTGTGTGACCGACCTGCAGTTCAGTAACCAGAAGCTTCAGGAGGAGGTGAGGAAGCTGAAGCAGAATGTGGAGACCATGGAGGACCATAACCAGAAACTAGCAGAGGAGAACGAGGAGCTCAAGTCACATGCCAGACT AGGCCAGCAGCTGGCCCAGAAGGAGAAGATGTTGAAggatgaggtggaggagatgAAGATGAGTCTGAGCTATACAGAGGAGGGCAGAGCCAGGGCCTCGGCTCAGACCAAACATATG gagagagagaaccagagtctGATTGCCAAGATAAGCTGTCTTCAGGATGAG AACATCAAGGTCACCATGGAGATGGATGACCTCCAGAAGAGGATGATTGAACTGTGTGACCTAAACGCTGAGCTGCAG GTCCATAACCATTCCTTTGATGCTGTCGTGAGTGAAAAGGAATCCCTCATACTCCAG AAGTGCAGACAGATTGAGGAGCTGATGGCTACAGTGATGGAGTACTCATCAGTCACAGAG CTGTTGAGAGCAGAGAAGACCAAGCTGGAGAGCCAGATACACATGATGCCGCCAGACATGGCAGT TGCAGGTCTCTCCCTGTCGGTGGCGTACAGGTTGAACCACAGCACTTCAGGATCCCTGCAGACAGAACTGGCCCTTGCTCAAACACCACCGGAG GGTGCGGCGTGTGTGTCGCCACTGAGCTTTGCATCTGTGCTAGATGAGTCTCTGGACAGGGAGGTTTTAGTGCTCCTGCAGGGCCCCACACCTGACCAGATGTCCCCGGAGTTCAAGAGCCTCATCAACAAATTG AAGAGAGATTTTAAGGACGAGGGCCTCTCCATCTTGTCAACACTCAGAGGACTCATGCACCACTATGGAGGACCAGGGGCTAGTAAAGACCCCAGACTGCAG GCGGTGCAGTCTGAGCTGGATCGGAGGAGGACGGAGTGGGGCCTCAGCCTGGAGCAGTTGGACCAGTACACCGACTCCCTGGAGAATGAACTGATCAAGATGGCCAGCAGCATAAGGAGGTCCCGcactgagatactacacctgtcAGTCAG GGTTCAGGAGCAGGAGAATCAGAAGCGGCAGCTGCGTGAAGAGTTGGACCGGCTAAATACCCCGGGGGACAGCAGGGAGGCCAGCTGCCAGACCCCCGACGAAGACACacag GCTGGGGAAGACCTGGACTGGGACGAGGAGTTTGTCCTCCAAGACTTCCTGAAGAACGAGGGGGTGGAGACGTACAGGGACTTCAAGAGTCAGGAGACGGGACCGACGGAGGAGGACAGACTGACGGAGAGGGGGGACCAACCTGGAGAGGGGGAGGTTGGGGAGAGGTGGACCGTGGTTGGGGGAGAGGGACCAGAGGGGGGAATGAGGGggatctcccttctctctcctctctcggagCAAAGTGAACCCGACCAGACGGAGGGAGAGGATCTGAGAG AAACCACAGCGGCAACAGACGGTGACCAGAGGGTGAACAGTCTATCCCCACAG GGTGCCAAATTACCAGAATGCTTTGGGCCTGAGGACGCCCACCAGCATGCTGTTGACACCGAGGAgcatccactccctccctcccactcttctCTATCGG ACGCAATGAGCCCTGACACCATAGTGCCCCTTCTTCAAGACACACCTCAGCCTGGCTCACCAGAACACGACAGGACCATCACTGCTGGGAACAGTCCACCCCCCAGGCTGGCTGAGATCGTATCTCCCAGCTGCACTTACCCTGTGGTGAATGAGACCATTTTACTGACTTGCAG CTCCCAGCAGACAGACGGCAGTGaaagaggaaaaggagaggacATCACCACCTCGACCAATATGAGTgacacacag aagctAACCaaggaccagctggctgagagagTGCTAGCAGAGGACAG CACCAGCCTGTTACCAgtactagaggaggaggaggacacacaggAGTCAGTGGTGCAGGTGCCTACAGTGGAAGTGGACTTGTCAG GGACAGTCAGTCTGGCAGGAGGGGACAGAGGCTCTCCGGCCATGGATGGACCGAATGTTGCGCCCACTGACCCATCACAGGGTCCAAGGGATGCTACGACACCTGACCCCTCAGGAGCCAAAATTGACTCCCTGGTTCTCAGGAGCAAGTTCAAGAAGGAACTG GAGCTGTCTCGCAGTATGGATGTCATCGAGGAAGGGAAGATACAAGAGGACCTGAGTGATACCACAGAGAAGGACA TTGAAGCCTCTGTTTCTGAGGACTCAACCGTAGGGGACAGAAGCAG CCTGTCCCCTAACGACAAGGAGATTGAGGTA ACTGAGTTCCAGCGCTTGTCCCTGGGCTTTAAGTGTGACATGTTCACCCTGGAgaagaggctgaggctggaggagAGGTCACGAGACCTGGCAGAGGAGAATGTCCGAAGGGAGGTGTCCAGTTGCCAGGGACTATTACAG GCCCTGGCCCCTCTGTGTGAGGATGATAACCAGTCTATGGAGATCATCCAGAGACTTCAGAAGAACCTGGACATCCTCATCCAGTCCATGACCAGAGTGTCCAGTCGCTCAGAGATGCTGGGCGCCATACACCAG gagTCTCGTACAGGCACGGCAGTAGAGATAATGGTCCAGCATGTAGAGAACCTGAGGAGGATGTACACTAAGGAACACGCTGAGCTCACTGAGCTGAGGGAGAACATGCTGCAGAACGAGAGGTCCTTCGGATCCCACTCAGGAGGAACACACTCgg ATGATTTCAGAGGCAAGAAACCATCTGGAGCAACGTCGTATAAG GCATCAGCCCGACGGGTCAGCATAGCAGCTATCCCCCGGTCCGGTGGGGGAGGGGGACCCATGCATTTTGACACGCCCAATAAAGCACAGGACACGGAGGCGGAGAGACTCACCCGCAGATCTCCCTG GAATGTGACGGGGAAGAGCACGGCGCGTCCTCCTCTAAAGCGCTTTGTTAGCTCCGGGGCTTGGATTGAGACTGACGAGCCCTCCCTCGTGATGCTGATGAAGGG GCCTGCCTACGACGCAGACTCTCCTTCagacgaggagaggagggaagtgcCCGTTCAGAGGAAGTCCAGTCTCACTGAGCTGGGCAACAAAATCACCTCCCTGATTATGCCCAACAAGAC TCCCATCCTGGCAGAGCAGGCCGCAGCAACCCCGTGTTTGGGCTACTCCTCCCGGCCTGCGTCTGCAGCCAGCGGGTCCCGAGGACTGTGGCTCTGGCTGGCCCTAGTAGTGGTCCTAGCAGGCCTCCTGGCCCTCCTAGCCAGCCTGGTGCTGCAGCCGGCCGTGGATGGAGCGCCCGTGGGGACCGGGGACTCCTGGGTGACCATCCAGCAGCTCCTGTGGCCCTACACAGGGCTTAGGCACAACGGACAGCCACCGGTTTAG